From Lysobacter auxotrophicus, the proteins below share one genomic window:
- a CDS encoding NAD kinase has protein sequence MTATPRIAFLASHADGAQRALEALTAQHGQHAPEDADILVPLGGDGFMLATLHRYGGLGKPVYGMKLGTVGFLMNQHDGDGLLGRLHAAEPAVLRPLEMVAQTESGATVGSLAYNEVSLLRQTRQAAHLRIDLNGETRLDELICDGVMVATPAGSTAYNFSAHGPILPLGANVVALTPIAAFRPRRWRGAVLKADTEVRFHVLDPYKRPVSATADSHEVRDVVEVTIRESHDRTVTLLFDPEHNLEERMLAEQFVA, from the coding sequence ATGACCGCGACGCCACGCATCGCCTTCCTCGCCAGCCACGCCGATGGCGCGCAGCGCGCCCTCGAAGCCCTCACCGCGCAGCACGGCCAGCACGCGCCGGAGGATGCCGACATCCTCGTGCCGCTCGGCGGCGACGGTTTCATGCTCGCGACGCTGCATCGCTACGGGGGCCTCGGCAAACCCGTGTACGGAATGAAGCTCGGCACGGTCGGCTTCCTGATGAACCAGCACGACGGCGACGGCCTGCTCGGTCGCCTGCACGCCGCCGAACCGGCGGTGCTGCGCCCGCTGGAGATGGTCGCGCAAACCGAATCGGGCGCGACGGTGGGCTCGCTCGCCTACAACGAGGTCTCGCTGCTTCGCCAGACCCGCCAGGCCGCGCACCTGCGAATCGACCTCAACGGCGAAACGCGGCTGGACGAACTGATCTGCGACGGCGTCATGGTCGCCACGCCCGCCGGCAGCACCGCCTACAACTTCTCCGCGCACGGGCCGATCCTGCCGCTGGGCGCGAACGTCGTCGCCCTGACGCCGATCGCCGCCTTCCGCCCGCGTCGCTGGCGTGGCGCCGTGCTCAAGGCCGACACCGAAGTGCGCTTCCACGTGCTCGATCCCTACAAGCGCCCCGTTAGCGCCACCGCCGACTCGCACGAAGTCCGCGATGTGGTGGAAGTGACGATCCGCGAATCGCACGATCGCACCGTGACGCTGCTGTTCGATCCGGAGCACAACCTCGAGGAGCGGATGCTGGCGGAGCAGTTCGTGGCGTAG
- a CDS encoding NAD-glutamate dehydrogenase → MSTKRNASAKPAAKVEPAKRAPAKRTAAKAGQQDDTVSLAPIVEAMRTRLPKSRHAEAEAFITAFYKRMSSDELPQHDAQGWAELAIDFLDFARARKPGSALVRLFNPTIKGEGWESGHTVIQIANDDMPFLVDSVTMALAEQGIGVHVLGHPVVPFNRDKTGKILAIGDGQPESLMHLEIDRQPAEAMPKIQKALEAVLADVRASVRDWPQMQAKMLAVADELAQRNLPVTEAGKREAQEFLRWAADNHFTFLGYREYEVVEKGGAEVLSAIKSSGLGLLRGKDVGKPRLLTSLAAHYMPQSGAVDALILTKTNSRATVHRPGYMDYIGVLTFDAKGKPVREERFLGLYTSSAYNRRPWDIPLVRERHNYVMQQSGLKPDSHSGKALRHILESLPRDEMFQSSEEELLRTATGILGLQERVRSKLFLRRDRYGRFFSVLVYIPRDRFNTDVRLRIEAMLKRELHGEHVDSSVTLGGESPLAQVHLIVRPKSGEAIETDSAKIEAELSRLVRNWQDDLRERLVVRHGEQRGLTLANTYGRALPAGYIEDVSADVAADDVEHLAALTGPDDLRLSLYRAHNGDGGLRFKFYRQNDDIPLSDALPMMENMGLRVISEHPYRLTANGQTLFVQDFEVETSNPNLDVSSLDANFEQAFAQIWRGNAENDGFNRLILTGNLSWRQVAMLRGYCKYLLQVGVPFSQAYVEETLNRYPLLARLLVELFEAKFDPITGSESKAQIKAGVEAFRAQLSVLANGDEATLAALEPMLEARAGKREAQIEATREALKGLFDRVASLDEDRILRSFIGVIDATLRTSYYIQHKDGLRADGGPADYISFKFDSSKVPDLPKPRPYREIFVYGPRVEGVHLRFGPVARGGLRWSDRREDFRTEVLGLVKAQMVKNTVIVPVGSKGGFIAKQLPDPSVNRDAWFNEGVACYKRFINGLLDITDNLAGGKVVPPQNVVRHDGDDPYLVVAADKGTATFSDIANGIARAHGFWLDDAFASGGSVGYDHKGMGITARGAWESVKRHFRAMGRDSQKQDFTVVGVGDMSGDVFGNGMLLSKHIRLVAAFDHRHVFIDPNPDAASTFKERARMFKLPRSSWDDYDRSLISKGGGIYPRSAKSIPLSAEAKTALGIDPTVTAMSPAELLSAILKAPVDLLWNGGIGTYVKASSETNADVGDRANNALRVNGRELRCKVVGEGGNLGMTQLGRIEAAQHGVLLNTDFIDNSAGVDTSDHEVNIKILLNGEVQKKKLTLPERNKLLAQMTDEVAQLVLTDNYRQNQALSLMERMSVHRLGSKQHFIRTLESQGLLDRQIEFLPSDAEIAERKSRGQGLTRPELAVLLSYSKIVLFQQLLESDVPEDPYLSKELVRYFPQPLQAKYAKAMEGHRLKREIIATAVTNSMVNRMGATFTLRMTEDTGRTPAEVAEAYTIAREAVDARGLWAQIDALDGKVPEAVQVDALQVIWHLLRSMSRWLLSRPGKMPEITAAMSRYGDGLNAVRASLPAVLSGMRRDAYEARMNEWKGKGLPAPLAEQLAALPLLEFGCDIVEISLNRKLSPVEVAKAYFSLGQALSLPWLYEQVEQLPVDGRWQALARGALRDELATQARSLVSQILADGGKKPVEQKVDAWLKRDDSSLRFTLAMFADLHNQKALDYPTLSVAVRRLAQVASVGA, encoded by the coding sequence ATGAGCACCAAACGTAACGCTTCCGCCAAACCCGCCGCCAAGGTCGAACCGGCCAAACGCGCTCCCGCCAAACGCACCGCCGCGAAGGCCGGCCAGCAGGACGACACCGTGTCGCTGGCGCCCATCGTCGAAGCCATGCGTACGCGACTGCCCAAGTCCCGCCACGCCGAGGCCGAAGCGTTCATCACCGCGTTCTACAAGCGCATGAGCAGCGACGAGTTGCCGCAGCACGACGCGCAGGGCTGGGCCGAACTGGCCATCGACTTCCTCGACTTCGCCCGCGCGCGCAAGCCGGGTTCGGCGCTGGTGCGCCTGTTCAATCCGACGATCAAGGGCGAGGGCTGGGAATCGGGCCACACGGTCATCCAGATCGCCAACGACGACATGCCGTTCCTGGTCGATTCGGTGACCATGGCGCTGGCCGAACAGGGCATCGGCGTGCATGTGCTGGGCCATCCGGTGGTGCCGTTCAACCGCGACAAGACGGGCAAGATCCTCGCCATCGGCGACGGCCAGCCCGAATCGCTGATGCACCTGGAGATCGACCGCCAGCCGGCCGAGGCGATGCCGAAGATCCAGAAGGCGCTGGAAGCGGTGCTCGCCGACGTGCGCGCCTCCGTGCGCGACTGGCCGCAGATGCAGGCCAAGATGCTCGCCGTCGCCGACGAGCTGGCCCAGCGCAACCTGCCGGTGACCGAAGCGGGCAAGCGCGAGGCGCAGGAGTTCCTGCGCTGGGCGGCCGACAACCACTTCACGTTCCTGGGCTACCGCGAGTATGAAGTCGTCGAGAAGGGCGGCGCGGAAGTGCTCAGCGCGATCAAGTCCAGCGGCCTGGGCCTGCTGCGCGGCAAGGACGTTGGCAAGCCGCGCCTCTTGACCTCGCTCGCCGCGCACTACATGCCGCAGTCGGGCGCGGTGGACGCGCTGATCCTCACCAAGACCAACTCGCGCGCGACGGTGCATCGCCCGGGCTACATGGATTACATCGGCGTGCTCACCTTCGACGCGAAGGGCAAGCCGGTGCGCGAGGAACGCTTCCTCGGCCTGTACACCTCCAGCGCGTACAACCGCCGCCCGTGGGACATCCCGCTGGTGCGCGAGCGCCACAACTACGTGATGCAGCAGTCCGGCCTGAAGCCCGACAGCCACAGCGGCAAGGCGCTGCGCCACATCCTGGAATCGCTGCCGCGCGACGAGATGTTCCAGTCAAGCGAAGAGGAGCTGCTGCGCACCGCGACCGGCATCCTCGGCCTGCAGGAGCGCGTGCGCAGCAAGCTGTTCCTGCGCCGCGACCGCTACGGCCGCTTCTTCTCGGTGCTGGTCTACATCCCGCGCGACCGCTTCAACACCGACGTGCGCCTGCGCATCGAGGCGATGCTCAAGCGCGAACTGCACGGCGAGCACGTCGATTCGTCCGTGACGCTCGGCGGCGAATCGCCGCTGGCGCAGGTGCACCTGATCGTGCGCCCGAAGTCGGGCGAGGCGATCGAAACCGACAGCGCGAAGATCGAAGCCGAGCTGTCCAGGCTCGTGCGCAACTGGCAGGACGACCTGCGTGAACGCCTCGTGGTGCGCCACGGCGAACAGCGCGGCCTCACGCTCGCCAACACCTACGGCCGTGCGCTGCCGGCGGGCTACATCGAGGACGTCAGCGCCGACGTGGCCGCCGACGACGTCGAGCATCTCGCCGCGCTCACCGGTCCGGACGACCTGCGCCTGAGCCTGTACCGCGCGCACAACGGCGACGGCGGCCTGCGCTTCAAGTTCTATCGCCAGAACGACGACATCCCGCTGTCGGACGCGCTGCCGATGATGGAGAACATGGGCCTGCGGGTGATCTCCGAGCATCCGTACCGCCTCACCGCGAACGGCCAGACGCTGTTCGTACAGGACTTCGAGGTCGAAACCTCGAACCCGAACCTCGACGTGTCCAGCCTCGATGCGAACTTCGAGCAAGCCTTCGCGCAGATCTGGCGCGGCAATGCCGAGAACGACGGCTTCAACCGCCTGATCCTCACCGGCAACCTGTCGTGGCGCCAGGTGGCGATGCTGCGCGGCTACTGCAAGTACCTGCTGCAGGTCGGCGTGCCGTTCTCGCAGGCGTACGTGGAAGAAACCCTCAACCGCTATCCGCTGCTCGCGCGCCTGCTGGTGGAGCTGTTCGAAGCCAAGTTCGATCCGATCACCGGCAGCGAATCCAAGGCGCAGATCAAGGCCGGCGTGGAAGCCTTCCGCGCGCAGCTTTCGGTCCTGGCCAATGGCGACGAAGCCACGCTCGCCGCGCTGGAGCCGATGCTCGAAGCGCGCGCCGGCAAGCGCGAAGCGCAGATCGAAGCCACGCGCGAAGCGCTCAAGGGCCTGTTCGACCGCGTCGCCAGCCTGGACGAAGACCGCATCCTGCGCAGCTTCATCGGCGTGATCGACGCCACGCTGCGCACCAGCTACTACATCCAGCACAAGGACGGCCTGCGCGCCGACGGCGGCCCGGCCGACTACATCAGCTTCAAGTTCGATTCGTCCAAGGTGCCGGACCTGCCCAAGCCGCGTCCGTACCGCGAGATCTTCGTGTACGGCCCGCGCGTGGAAGGCGTGCACCTGCGCTTCGGCCCCGTCGCGCGTGGCGGTTTGCGCTGGTCGGATCGCCGCGAAGACTTCCGTACCGAAGTGCTCGGCCTGGTGAAGGCGCAGATGGTGAAGAACACCGTCATCGTGCCGGTGGGTTCGAAGGGCGGCTTCATCGCCAAGCAGTTGCCCGATCCCTCGGTGAATCGCGACGCGTGGTTCAACGAAGGCGTGGCCTGCTACAAGCGCTTCATCAACGGCCTGCTGGACATCACCGACAACCTCGCCGGTGGCAAGGTCGTTCCGCCGCAGAACGTCGTGCGCCATGACGGCGACGATCCGTATCTCGTCGTCGCCGCCGACAAGGGCACCGCGACGTTCTCCGACATCGCCAACGGCATCGCACGCGCGCACGGCTTCTGGCTGGACGACGCGTTCGCCTCGGGCGGTTCGGTCGGTTACGACCACAAGGGCATGGGCATCACCGCGCGCGGCGCGTGGGAGTCGGTCAAGCGCCACTTCCGTGCGATGGGCCGCGACAGCCAGAAGCAGGACTTCACCGTGGTCGGCGTCGGCGACATGTCCGGCGACGTGTTCGGCAACGGCATGCTGCTGAGCAAGCACATCCGCCTGGTCGCGGCGTTCGATCACCGCCACGTCTTCATTGATCCGAACCCGGATGCGGCGTCGACGTTCAAGGAACGCGCGCGCATGTTCAAGCTGCCGCGTTCGAGCTGGGACGATTACGACCGTTCGCTGATCAGCAAGGGCGGCGGCATCTATCCGCGTTCGGCCAAGTCGATCCCGCTCTCGGCCGAGGCGAAGACCGCGCTTGGCATCGACCCGACCGTCACCGCGATGAGCCCGGCGGAACTGCTCAGCGCGATCCTCAAGGCACCGGTCGACCTGCTGTGGAACGGCGGCATCGGCACGTACGTGAAGGCGTCGAGTGAGACCAACGCCGACGTGGGCGATCGCGCCAACAACGCGCTGCGCGTCAACGGCCGCGAGCTGCGCTGCAAGGTGGTGGGCGAGGGCGGCAACCTCGGCATGACCCAGCTGGGCCGCATCGAGGCTGCGCAGCATGGCGTGCTGCTCAACACCGACTTCATCGACAACTCCGCCGGCGTGGACACCTCCGACCATGAGGTGAACATCAAGATCCTGCTCAACGGCGAGGTGCAGAAGAAGAAGCTGACGCTGCCCGAGCGCAACAAGCTGCTGGCGCAGATGACCGACGAGGTCGCGCAGCTGGTGCTCACCGACAATTACCGCCAGAACCAGGCGCTGAGCCTGATGGAGCGGATGAGCGTGCACCGCCTGGGCTCCAAGCAGCACTTCATCCGCACGCTGGAATCGCAGGGGCTGCTCGATCGCCAGATCGAGTTCCTGCCCAGCGATGCGGAGATCGCCGAGCGCAAGTCGCGCGGCCAAGGCCTGACCCGTCCGGAACTGGCGGTGCTGCTGTCGTACAGCAAGATCGTGCTGTTCCAGCAGCTGCTGGAATCGGACGTGCCGGAAGATCCGTACCTGTCCAAGGAGCTGGTGCGCTACTTCCCGCAGCCGCTGCAGGCCAAGTACGCCAAGGCGATGGAAGGCCACCGCCTGAAGCGCGAGATCATCGCCACGGCGGTGACCAACTCGATGGTCAACCGCATGGGCGCGACCTTCACCCTGCGCATGACCGAGGACACCGGCCGCACGCCGGCCGAGGTCGCCGAGGCCTACACCATCGCCCGCGAGGCGGTGGACGCACGCGGCCTGTGGGCGCAGATCGACGCGCTCGACGGCAAGGTGCCGGAAGCGGTGCAGGTCGATGCGCTGCAGGTCATCTGGCACCTGCTGCGTTCGATGTCGCGCTGGCTGCTGTCGCGTCCGGGCAAGATGCCGGAAATCACCGCCGCGATGTCGCGCTACGGCGACGGCCTCAACGCGGTGCGTGCGTCGCTGCCGGCAGTGCTCTCGGGCATGCGTCGCGACGCGTACGAGGCGCGCATGAACGAGTGGAAGGGCAAGGGCCTGCCGGCGCCGCTCGCCGAGCAGCTCGCCGCGCTGCCGCTGCTGGAGTTCGGCTGCGACATCGTCGAGATCTCGCTCAACCGCAAGCTCTCGCCGGTGGAAGTGGCGAAGGCGTACTTCTCGCTGGGCCAGGCGCTGAGCCTGCCGTGGCTGTACGAGCAGGTCGAACAGCTGCCAGTCGACGGCCGCTGGCAGGCGCTGGCCCGTGGCGCGCTGCGCGACGAGCTGGCCACGCAGGCCCGCTCGCTGGTCTCGCAGATACTCGCCGACGGCGGCAAGAAGCCGGTGGAGCAGAAGGTCGACGCGTGGCTCAAGCGCGACGACTCCTCGCTGCGCTTCACGCTGGCGATGTTCGCCGACCTGCACAACCAGAAGGCGCTGGATTACCCGACGCTGTCGGTGGCGGTGCGGAGGTTGGCGCAGGTGGCTTCGGTCGGGGCGTAA
- a CDS encoding acyl-CoA dehydrogenase family protein has translation MSNVDFSFTEEQLMIQDVARRIAQEKIAPSAEHHDKTGEFPLENIRTLGENGLMGIEVPAEYGGAGMDPISYVLAMIEIAAGDAAHSTIMSVNNSLFCNGILKFGTEEQKQQYVRAIAEGREIGAFALTEPQSGSDATAMRCKATRQADGTYLINGKKSWITSGPVAKYFVLFAMTEPDKGARGITAFLVDGERAGFHRGKTEPKLGIRASATCEIEFADYVAQPNEVLGKEGEGFKIAMSVLDAGRIGIASQAIGIARAAYEKTLEYVKERKAFGAAIGTFQMTQAKIADMKCKLDAATLLTLRAAWQKGEFDKGGARFSNEAAIAKLTASEAAMWITHQAVQIHGGMGYSKEMPLERYFRDAKITEIYEGTSEIQRLVIARNETGLR, from the coding sequence GTGTCTAACGTGGATTTCAGCTTCACCGAAGAGCAGTTGATGATCCAGGATGTGGCCCGCCGCATCGCCCAGGAGAAGATTGCTCCCAGCGCCGAGCACCACGACAAGACGGGCGAATTCCCGCTGGAGAACATCCGGACCCTCGGCGAGAACGGCCTGATGGGCATCGAGGTGCCGGCCGAATACGGCGGCGCGGGCATGGATCCGATCAGCTACGTGCTCGCGATGATCGAGATCGCCGCCGGCGACGCCGCGCACTCGACCATCATGTCGGTCAACAATTCGCTGTTCTGCAACGGCATCCTGAAGTTCGGCACCGAGGAGCAGAAGCAGCAGTATGTGCGCGCCATCGCCGAAGGCCGCGAGATCGGCGCCTTCGCGCTGACCGAGCCGCAATCCGGCTCCGACGCCACCGCCATGCGCTGCAAGGCGACGAGGCAGGCCGATGGCACCTACCTCATCAACGGCAAGAAGAGCTGGATCACCTCCGGCCCAGTCGCCAAGTATTTCGTGCTGTTCGCGATGACCGAGCCCGACAAGGGCGCGCGCGGCATCACCGCGTTCCTCGTCGACGGCGAGCGCGCCGGCTTCCATCGCGGCAAGACCGAGCCCAAGCTCGGCATCCGCGCGTCGGCCACGTGCGAGATCGAGTTCGCCGATTACGTCGCGCAGCCGAACGAAGTGCTGGGCAAGGAAGGCGAGGGCTTCAAGATCGCGATGAGCGTGCTCGACGCCGGCCGCATCGGCATCGCCAGCCAGGCCATCGGCATCGCGCGCGCCGCGTACGAGAAAACCCTGGAATACGTGAAGGAGCGCAAGGCGTTCGGCGCGGCCATCGGCACGTTCCAGATGACCCAGGCGAAGATCGCCGACATGAAGTGCAAGCTCGACGCGGCCACGCTGCTCACGCTGCGCGCGGCCTGGCAGAAGGGCGAGTTCGACAAGGGCGGCGCGCGCTTCAGCAACGAGGCGGCCATCGCCAAGCTCACTGCGTCCGAAGCGGCGATGTGGATCACCCACCAGGCCGTGCAGATCCACGGCGGCATGGGGTATTCGAAGGAAATGCCGCTGGAGCGTTACTTCCGCGACGCCAAGATCACCGAGATCTACGAGGGCACCAGCGAGATCCAGCGCCTGGTGATCGCGCGCAACGAAACCGGCCTGCGTTGA